The genomic window AGCGAGGCCGGACGGTTGGATGACGCCATACTCGCGTGCCAGGGTGCACTTGCGATAAACGACGACAACGCGTCTGCACATTCGCTTCTTGGTTCGTTATACGAGAAACGTGGCGATATAAGCCTTGCGATTGCAGAGTACGAGCGCGTGGTAGCTCTAAATCCTAACAGTATAGCAGACCAACAGAAGCTTTTAGAGCTAAGGAGTGGAAAGGTTAGTAAAGTAGTCCAACCGAAGAAGAGTGAAGAGTATTTTGAAAAGCTTCGACCATATTTCCCCTCTATAGCAGCAGCTACTGTAACCCTATTCATACTAATCGTTGGGTTATGCATGCTTAGAGGTTCGTCCGGAAGCAGTAAGGAAACAAAGCGGCATTACGCGCAAAGCCGTCCACCTCAGCAATCTACAGCTTATCCTGGTCAGCCTGGTCAACCATTCATGGGAACTCCCCAGCCTGGAACCCAGGTGCAGGGCCAGCAGATGAATCCGATGCAAGGCATCCAGCAGACCACGGAACAGCAAACAGCCAGTCAATCAACAGCAGAAAGGAAGCCCGAAATTGAACGTCAGCAGGCTGAGGCGCCAAGGACTGCTAAGCAAGGTATTCCTCCAGTGCCGCTTCCTGGTACGGAAAGTAAGCAGCAGAATCAGGCAAAGAGCGGAGAGTCTACACAGCAGCCTTCTAACAAAACTACGGCTGCTACTTCAAAAGAGCAGCCTGTGATAGTACCTCTAACGGATGGCGCTGAGGCTCAGGCTCAACCATCTTCTTCTGCAGCACCCCCAAGGCCAGCGCCCACTATAATCGTCCATGAACCAGCGCCGGAACCGCCGATTGACATTGAAGATAAGGCGGTCCAACTTCAGAGAGCTGGAAAGTATAGAGAGGCAATCTCTGCATATCGGGAATCACTTAACCAGACAACCGATCCAGGGCGAGTATATCAGCAAATTGCGTTATGCTATCAGAGGCTTGGGGAGTACAGCCAAGCGATAGACAACTATAATAAAGCAATTCGGTCTTTCCGTGAGCAGCAAGCTGCAGGCCGGGATGCCGCCGAAGTGCAAAAAAATATTCGTTCCTGTGAAGCCGGCATAGAGGTGTGTCGAAATCACGCTCGATAAGATAACTAAAATGAAGTCTAATGTAATAGCGATTATTTTGGCTTTGATTTTAATCGTATCAAGTTCCTGTTTTGCTGCTAAAGAACCCAATGCTCCGAATCGCCCTTTGGTGTTGATTGTCCCAATCACGCTCACAGTGGATGGGAAAGATTCCCCGAGCGACCCTGACGTTATAGCTGCGGTATCGAAGCTAATGGCGGAAAGTGGTAAAGTTGACACGCTTATATTTGACCCCGATTTGCCAACCGTCACCAGAGCAGTATTCGAGGGAAAGTTGAAATCAGAGGCAATTAGGAAGGTTTCGGATGCATCGAGGGCAATGGAGATTGGGCGTGCGCTTAACGTTGGTTATACTCTTATATGCCGAGGAACAGTTGTAGGAAACCAGGTAGATGTGGCTCTCGAACTGCTTAAAATTCCGTCTGGTGGCAGATGGGTTGCTACCTCTGGTAGTCTTATTGCCGAAGGGATGGGCTCCATAGCTGATATTAATAGAAAGAACGCAATTTTGACGGCGGCAAGCTCTGCTGTATCCCAGATTGCCATTATGGCTTTTGGAGGGGCTGTAGCTCAACCTGCCGATAAACCACCTGAATATGTGCCAGTTGTGGCGGTGCCAAAGATTTCTGAGCCGAAGCCACGCAACATTCAGGCTGAATATGAACAACACGTAAAGCAAGCAGATGAATATATTCAGAAGAACGATTTAATTAACGGCATTCATGAATTGCGAGAAGCAATTAACCTTAATCCATCGAATTCAGGGAGCCGCGTCAAGCTTGCAGAACTCTATTGGAAACTTGGAATGGTGGATGAAGCAATTGATGAGTGCCGCCGGGGGTTGCTTTTTAATAAGGACGATGCATCTCTAATAACTGCTTTAGTCCAGTACTATATAACAACAGGTAATCTTGAGGAAGCTGCCGCGGAATGCCAAAAAATTTTGCAACTCGAGCCGCAAAATGTTAAAGTCCGCCTTAGTCTTGGGGATATTTATTGGAACCAGGGCAAGATTGACGAGGCGGCAAAGACTTATGAGGAAGCAGCAGAGCTCAATCAAAAAGATGCCGCGCCGCATGAAAAGTTGTACAAACTATATGCTGCAAAGCGCATGTATACGGAGGCGCTGAAACATTTAGTCAAGGCTAAAGAAGTAGCGCTTGGTGATAATCCAACTGCCGCCGAACGCCATGGGGTTCTCGCTCAAGTTTTGGAAGAACGGTTCAATGCATTGTTAGAGAAGCTGAAAGTTGCATCCGAAGACTATAGTCGGCAGAAGCTCAGCAGGGAAGATTATTACCAAGAATGCAAAGATGCGGATGCAGAGGCAGAGGGACTTGCGACGTTTATTTCAAGCCAAAACAGCTCTGACAATCTAAAGGAGGTGCTTCCCAGGGCTGTGCTTGCGACAAGTCTTCTAGCTCAAGCAACTGGTAGCCTAGTCTTGTATCTTGAAACCGAAAAAAAACAGTATATGGAGCAGGCGTCAATTTTGCAGGATGAAGCAAAAGCAGAGTTAGCAGCCTTTCTCAGCGCTATAAGGCAAAGATAACATAAGAGCTTAGTCAAATGTCTTTTATGGAGAGAGGTTTTGTAATGAATGGAGTTGCATCCGCTGGCAAGACAATTATTGCTATAGGGGTGTTGTTGATAGTAATCGGCGGGGTTATTCTCCTGCTGTCAAAGGTTTCGGGAGGGCGAGGTCATCCGTTGCCCGGTGATATAGCCATTCGGTGGGGAAATGTAAGGATTTATTTCCCAATTGTTACCAGCATAGTGATTAGCATTGTGCTGACACTGCTTTTCATGGTTTTTTCATGGTTGAGCAGAAAATAAGTGTAGCAGGACCATGCGGATAAGCGAGTTTGATTATGACCTACCGCCCGAGCTTATCGCTCAGGAGCCCCTGCCGGAGAGGGATAAATCAAGGCTGCTCGTATTATTTCGCAAAACGGGCCGCATCGAACACCGACATTTTTATGATCTTCCTGAGTACCTTAATCCTGGCGACCTTCTGGTGATGAACAACACGAGGGTAACTGCTAAGCGGCTCAGGGGAGTTAAGCCAACAGGCGGCAAGGTCGAGGTTCTTTTGCTACACGAGGTCGGCCCAAATAAGTGGGAGGCATTAGTCAAACCTGGTAGACGCGTTGAGCCTGGCACGGTTGTAAACTTTGGCGATAATTTGAGCGCCGAAGTGATTGCCCGGACAAAGGAAGGTGGCCGCATCCTTGATTTTGGCGATGCGCCGGAGGTGAGAGAGGCAATCGAGCGGATTGGAGAAGTACCTCTGCCGCCATATATAAAAAAGGGGCTTAGGTTAGCAGAAAGATATCAGACAGTTTACGCGCAGGTTCCGGGTTCGGCGGCAGCGCCAACCGCAGGTCTCCATTTTACACCGCGGCTTATATCGAAGATACGCGAGAAGGGGGTCGAAATAGCGTTCGTAACTCTCAATGTTGGCGTTGCAACGTTTCGACCGGTAAAGACTGAGCTGATTGCCGAACATCCGATGCATAGCGAGATGATTTCCGTCTCTCCAAAAGCTGCAGAGATGGTAAATTCAGCCAAGGGGCGCATAATTGCAGTTGGGACGACTACCGCAAGGGCGCTTGAAAGTGCGGCTGTGGGCAGACGAAAAATCCAACCCATGGAGGGTGAGACAGGGCTTTATATCATTCCTGGTTATGAGTTTAAGGTTATTGATGGGTTGATAACAAACTTTCACATGCCTAGGTCTACACTTTTAATACTTGTCTCAGCTTTTGCAGGGCGAGACAATATAATGCGAGCATACGAGGAAGCAAAAAGGCTGAAGTATAGATTTCTCAGCTTTGGCGACGCAATGCTTATAGTATGACCGGGGGGTTGAGATTATATGCGTAGCCTTGAGGAATGGACAAGGTACCTTGAACGCCAAGAGCAGGCGCTGAAGGAAGCGAAAAGCGAGGGGCTTGAGAATGATAAAAACCATACCGCTCCTGCCGTGGAGGGCGTTAAAGCTAAACTTACTAAGGAAGAATATACAGAGACAAATGCTTCTGCGCCAATACTGCCCAAAACTAAGATTGCAGCGAAATCAAGACTAAATGCAATGGCGAATCTTACCTTGACTGGCGAAGAAGTGGCACAGCGTTCATACAAGCCTTTCAAAGAAACGCGTGAACAGCTTCTCGAACGTCTGCTAGATCCTGAACTTACGCTTGAGGAAACAGCTCGTTTGCTGAACTGTTGTCCAACGACCGTTCGACGCTACACAAACAAAGGGATCTTAAAGCATATTCGCACAGGAGGCAACCAGCGACGCTTTAAGCTGTCTGACGTGCTGGAGTTTTTGGAGTCGCGCAAGGTTTCTGGAAATGAAGATTAGCGGTGGCAAAGTTTAGGAAATTTAAGCTCTGTTGGTAAACATTTATATGGAATCTCGGCTAGCATAAAATTAAGATTGAAACACCTTGGTCGCTTTATGAAAATTACAAACGCCGATGGCGCAGTAGTCGCTGAGAGAGTTGAATCAGCAAGAGGCTTTCTTTCACGTTTAATCGGATTGATGGGCCGCAGGTCTCTGGCAAAAAATTCAGGATTGCTGATGCACGGATGTTGTCAAGTCCACACTTTCTTCATGCGATTCCCAATCGATATAATTTACGCTGACCGCGAGCTTCGCGTGCTGAGAGTGGACGTTAACGTACCTCCTTGGCACATTCTACCAAGATGTAACGGCGCTTCCTATGTAATTGAACTTCCTGCAGGTGCAGGCAGTGTTTCCATCGGAGACAAGCTCAGGCTGGAGGATGCCTGCGCATGAGGGTTTTCATCTTCAGTGAGAGCTATGAGCCTTTGTTAAATGGGGTCGCCGTTTCTGTTGGAACGCTAGCAAAGGAGCTAAGAGCACGTGGGCATGAGATTTACATTGTGACTTCTTCCTATCGCGGCTACAAGGACTCAGACCCGCATGTTTTTCGTGTTCCTGCAATACGGACCTGGATAGACCCAACCTACCCAGTGCCAATCCCGTGGTTTAATCGAATTCCAGAAAAGATTCGTGAGCTTAAGCCAGATATTATTCATACGCATACACCTTGGATGCTCGGCCAAGTGGGTCTTAAATTGGCAAAGCAGATGGGAATTCCCTGCGTCTCAACTTGCCATACGCAATATACGGAATATGTACATTACTTTCCGCTTGCTCCTCAGAAGGCAAAGCGATTGTTCATAATAAACTTGATGCGAAGATACTACAATCAGTGCAACGTGGTGATTGTTCCTTCAAAACAAATGATGGAGATGCTTCGAGGCTTTGGTGTGCAGGCCCCGATATATATTATTCCAACAGGCAATGCCCTTGATACGACGATGGATTCCAAAGTAAGGGTGCAAATCCGCCAAAAACTGGGAATTCCTGAAGATGCTCGTGTGCTTATCTATGTTGGAAGGCTTGCTAAGGAGAAAAACCTACAGTTGATTTTTGAATCTTTCGATAAGCTTGCTCAGAGGTATAGTGATCTTTACTTACTAATTGTTGGTGGCGGGCCATATGAGTCCCAAGCCAAGCAGATTGCTGCATCCCTAAAATCATCTGACCGTGTCGTATTTGCCGGCGCAATGCCAAGGTGTGAAGTGGCGAAATATTATTCGGCAGGCGACATTTTTGTATTTCCTTCAACGACGGAAACGCAGGGGCTAGTGCTATGCGAGGCTCTTGCTGCAGGGCTTCCTTGTGTGGCTGTTCGAGCAGGTGGAATTCCGGAAATGATAAATGACGGAGAAGAGGGCTTGCTTACTGAAAACGATGTGGAAGACTTTGCAGAGAAAATAGAGCTATTACTTATTGATGAGCAGTTGTATAAGCGTTTTTCCGTCTCGGCGGTTCGAAATTCTGCTCGTTTTACCCCAGCTGAAATGGCAACAAAAGTGTTGGCAGTCTACGAGTCCCTGCTTGCGTGAGCTTTTATAAAAGTGAGAAATCGTGGCGTGAGACTGCTTTGCCCGCATTTCATTGTTTTGTGTAGGTGGAATATTACAGAAAGCACTTGATAAAATAGGAGAGACTACCTTACTCCTACGAGGTAGAGCCATCCGTCGCCACAGTAGATGAGGATTTGACGACAGTCATTAGAAGGGATGCAAGTTCGAATAACACCACCAAGGGTAAGCTTCGAGCGAATCTTTCCATCGCTTTGTATATTGTAAAGGCTGGACTTTCCGTCAGATGCAATGACCGATGAGCCTGTGGGCGAAATGGCTACAAGCCGTGGGCTGAAAAATAGCCCTCCCTTTTCCCAGAGAAGGTTTCCTTTTGCACTGTATACCTTAATTTTTCGTTCTAGCATGTGCGAACGCGAGCGACTCAAATATTTTGTAAAGCTTATCGCAACATACTGGCTTCGAGGGGATACACGGGCAAACGGCTCAAATCCCTCAACTTTCTGCCGCCAAAGCAGGCGGCCTTGCGTATTCCATAGGCATACCTCTGTCACAGGTCTATGCTGTGAGCCAGGTTGAACCCCTAAGATAGTGTTTCCATCGGCACTCACTTGAAGGTCATACTGGCGGTCATTATAATGTCCATATCGCCATAGTAGCTTACTTTTGAGGTCATAGCATGCGATTGTAGATTTTTGCCAAGTTCCCGCAACTATTCGCTGACTATCAGGAGTGAATGTTAGCGAATGAACGATGCCTTCCAGCCGCCATCGCCTCCACCGCGGACGGATTGGGTAGGGTGGGTAAAGGTAAAGATAACATTTGCCTGTTCCAACAGCCACATAGTCTCCATTAGGAGAGACAGCAGCCGACCATATGCTGCCGGAAACATCATGCCTCCAGTATAAATTGTTATTGAGTCGAAAATAGTGAACGGTTGTACGAGTCGGATCAAGTTTTGTAAATACTAATAGACTACTACCATTTTGAGCTATAAGGGCATCGGTTGCGCCTTCGATTTTCTTTTGCCATATCAGCCTTGCATTTTTATCGTAGAAGCGAACATTTCCTTCGGTATCCACTGTGCCGAAATAGTTGCCGCCCGGCGCAATTGTAAGAGAAACTGGGGGCTTTATTGGTCGTTTCCAAATGAGATGTAAATCGTCACCAACTGCTCCATTTATTCCTGCAGAGAATAAAAGGATAATGGCGGCAATAGTGACATAGGGGATTCGTTTGGGCAAAGGTACTACTGCTGTGATTCTTGCACCATACGTATGAAATATTCGTGAATCCTGGTGTCGGTGGTCAGCTCGGGGTGGAAGGCTGCCCCCAGAAGGTTTTTTTGCTTTACAAAAACAATCTTTTCGTTGCATCGCGCAAGTACCTCCACGCCGGGATTTGCTTTCTCGACATATGGGGCGCGAATGAAGATTGCACGGAATGGCGGTTTGCCGAGTGCTTCGATATCCAAATCCACTTCAAAGCTGTCCACCTGTCGCCCAAATGCATTGCGAAGAACTGTTACATCGAGCAGTCCTAACCTATGTTGATCGCTACCGACGATTTCTTTCGCAAGCAATATCAGACCAGCGCAAGTTCCAAAAATTGGCATACCCCGCCCGGTAGCCTCGATAATCTTCTTATCGAGATTATACCGGGCGAGGAGTTTGCCTATGGTGGTGCTTTCGCCGCCGGGGATTATTAGCCCCTGAACGGAGTCGAGCTCTTCATGCGTTCGCACAGGTATTGCCTGCTCGCCGCATAATTTAATGGTATCAATATGTTTTTGAAAAGCCCCCTGGAGTGCGAGGACACCGATTGTTAGCGTTTTACCCAACTCCTACCAACCTCGAACTGAAAGGAGTTCGTTCTCTGGAATCTGCCGAATGTCGAGACCGGGCATTGCGCTGCCTAGGCCCATGGAAAGTTCGGCAAGAATCTCGGGTTTGTCATAGTAGGTCGTTGCGTCTACAATTGCCTTGGCACGCTTCACAGGATCTTCTGACTTAAAAATGCCCGAGCCGACAAAAATGGCTTCTGCGCCGAGCTGCATCATGAGCGCTGCATCTGCAGGGGTTGCTATACCTCCAGCCGAGAAGTTTGGTACAGGGAGCTTGCCTGTTTCCGCAACCTCAAGCACCAATTCGTATGGTGCATTCATACTCTTTGAGTATGCCATAATCTCATCACGGCGCATGGATTGTAGCCGGCGGATTTCCGACATTACTGACCGCATGTGCCTGACTGCCTCTACAATGTTTCCAGAGCCAGCTTCACCCTTGGTGCGAATCATTGCCGCCCC from Armatimonadota bacterium includes these protein-coding regions:
- a CDS encoding tetratricopeptide repeat protein, whose translation is MICKNCGKNNEDDSKYCRECGTRLFSGKQLTPDDHLKIGELIYSAYKHSEAGRLDDAILACQGALAINDDNASAHSLLGSLYEKRGDISLAIAEYERVVALNPNSIADQQKLLELRSGKVSKVVQPKKSEEYFEKLRPYFPSIAAATVTLFILIVGLCMLRGSSGSSKETKRHYAQSRPPQQSTAYPGQPGQPFMGTPQPGTQVQGQQMNPMQGIQQTTEQQTASQSTAERKPEIERQQAEAPRTAKQGIPPVPLPGTESKQQNQAKSGESTQQPSNKTTAATSKEQPVIVPLTDGAEAQAQPSSSAAPPRPAPTIIVHEPAPEPPIDIEDKAVQLQRAGKYREAISAYRESLNQTTDPGRVYQQIALCYQRLGEYSQAIDNYNKAIRSFREQQAAGRDAAEVQKNIRSCEAGIEVCRNHAR
- a CDS encoding tetratricopeptide repeat protein codes for the protein MKSNVIAIILALILIVSSSCFAAKEPNAPNRPLVLIVPITLTVDGKDSPSDPDVIAAVSKLMAESGKVDTLIFDPDLPTVTRAVFEGKLKSEAIRKVSDASRAMEIGRALNVGYTLICRGTVVGNQVDVALELLKIPSGGRWVATSGSLIAEGMGSIADINRKNAILTAASSAVSQIAIMAFGGAVAQPADKPPEYVPVVAVPKISEPKPRNIQAEYEQHVKQADEYIQKNDLINGIHELREAINLNPSNSGSRVKLAELYWKLGMVDEAIDECRRGLLFNKDDASLITALVQYYITTGNLEEAAAECQKILQLEPQNVKVRLSLGDIYWNQGKIDEAAKTYEEAAELNQKDAAPHEKLYKLYAAKRMYTEALKHLVKAKEVALGDNPTAAERHGVLAQVLEERFNALLEKLKVASEDYSRQKLSREDYYQECKDADAEAEGLATFISSQNSSDNLKEVLPRAVLATSLLAQATGSLVLYLETEKKQYMEQASILQDEAKAELAAFLSAIRQR
- a CDS encoding DUF2905 domain-containing protein — translated: MNGVASAGKTIIAIGVLLIVIGGVILLLSKVSGGRGHPLPGDIAIRWGNVRIYFPIVTSIVISIVLTLLFMVFSWLSRK
- the queA gene encoding tRNA preQ1(34) S-adenosylmethionine ribosyltransferase-isomerase QueA; this translates as MRISEFDYDLPPELIAQEPLPERDKSRLLVLFRKTGRIEHRHFYDLPEYLNPGDLLVMNNTRVTAKRLRGVKPTGGKVEVLLLHEVGPNKWEALVKPGRRVEPGTVVNFGDNLSAEVIARTKEGGRILDFGDAPEVREAIERIGEVPLPPYIKKGLRLAERYQTVYAQVPGSAAAPTAGLHFTPRLISKIREKGVEIAFVTLNVGVATFRPVKTELIAEHPMHSEMISVSPKAAEMVNSAKGRIIAVGTTTARALESAAVGRRKIQPMEGETGLYIIPGYEFKVIDGLITNFHMPRSTLLILVSAFAGRDNIMRAYEEAKRLKYRFLSFGDAMLIV
- a CDS encoding helix-turn-helix domain-containing protein, yielding MRSLEEWTRYLERQEQALKEAKSEGLENDKNHTAPAVEGVKAKLTKEEYTETNASAPILPKTKIAAKSRLNAMANLTLTGEEVAQRSYKPFKETREQLLERLLDPELTLEETARLLNCCPTTVRRYTNKGILKHIRTGGNQRRFKLSDVLEFLESRKVSGNED
- a CDS encoding DUF192 domain-containing protein, which gives rise to MKITNADGAVVAERVESARGFLSRLIGLMGRRSLAKNSGLLMHGCCQVHTFFMRFPIDIIYADRELRVLRVDVNVPPWHILPRCNGASYVIELPAGAGSVSIGDKLRLEDACA
- a CDS encoding glycosyltransferase family 4 protein; protein product: MRVFIFSESYEPLLNGVAVSVGTLAKELRARGHEIYIVTSSYRGYKDSDPHVFRVPAIRTWIDPTYPVPIPWFNRIPEKIRELKPDIIHTHTPWMLGQVGLKLAKQMGIPCVSTCHTQYTEYVHYFPLAPQKAKRLFIINLMRRYYNQCNVVIVPSKQMMEMLRGFGVQAPIYIIPTGNALDTTMDSKVRVQIRQKLGIPEDARVLIYVGRLAKEKNLQLIFESFDKLAQRYSDLYLLIVGGGPYESQAKQIAASLKSSDRVVFAGAMPRCEVAKYYSAGDIFVFPSTTETQGLVLCEALAAGLPCVAVRAGGIPEMINDGEEGLLTENDVEDFAEKIELLLIDEQLYKRFSVSAVRNSARFTPAEMATKVLAVYESLLA
- a CDS encoding WD40 repeat domain-containing protein; this translates as MPKRIPYVTIAAIILLFSAGINGAVGDDLHLIWKRPIKPPVSLTIAPGGNYFGTVDTEGNVRFYDKNARLIWQKKIEGATDALIAQNGSSLLVFTKLDPTRTTVHYFRLNNNLYWRHDVSGSIWSAAVSPNGDYVAVGTGKCYLYLYPPYPIRPRWRRWRLEGIVHSLTFTPDSQRIVAGTWQKSTIACYDLKSKLLWRYGHYNDRQYDLQVSADGNTILGVQPGSQHRPVTEVCLWNTQGRLLWRQKVEGFEPFARVSPRSQYVAISFTKYLSRSRSHMLERKIKVYSAKGNLLWEKGGLFFSPRLVAISPTGSSVIASDGKSSLYNIQSDGKIRSKLTLGGVIRTCIPSNDCRQILIYCGDGWLYLVGVR
- the pdxT gene encoding pyridoxal 5'-phosphate synthase glutaminase subunit PdxT, producing MGKTLTIGVLALQGAFQKHIDTIKLCGEQAIPVRTHEELDSVQGLIIPGGESTTIGKLLARYNLDKKIIEATGRGMPIFGTCAGLILLAKEIVGSDQHRLGLLDVTVLRNAFGRQVDSFEVDLDIEALGKPPFRAIFIRAPYVEKANPGVEVLARCNEKIVFVKQKNLLGAAFHPELTTDTRIHEYFIRMVQESQQ
- the pdxS gene encoding pyridoxal 5'-phosphate synthase lyase subunit PdxS, whose translation is MTDVQKSTWRTKVGLAEMLKGGVIMDVTNAEQAKIAEEAGAVAVMALERVPADIRREGGVARMADPIKIKEIMDAVTIPVMAKVRIGHFVEAQILEALGVDYIDESEVLTPADEMHHIDKHQFKVPFVCGCRDLAEALRRIGEGAAMIRTKGEAGSGNIVEAVRHMRSVMSEIRRLQSMRRDEIMAYSKSMNAPYELVLEVAETGKLPVPNFSAGGIATPADAALMMQLGAEAIFVGSGIFKSEDPVKRAKAIVDATTYYDKPEILAELSMGLGSAMPGLDIRQIPENELLSVRGW